Proteins co-encoded in one Flavivirga eckloniae genomic window:
- the rplF gene encoding 50S ribosomal protein L6 — translation MSRIGNNPVAIPEGVTVDVKDNVVTVKGKLGELTQHYDTVEIKVEDGNVLVTRSSDSKDQKAKHGLYRSLMHNMIEGVSKGWTKELELVGVGYRASNQGQKLDLALGFSHNIVLNIAPEVKVETVSEKGKNPLVKLTSFDKQLVGQVAAKIRGFRKPEPYKGKGIKFVGEEIRRKAGKSA, via the coding sequence ATGTCAAGAATAGGAAATAATCCAGTAGCCATTCCAGAAGGTGTAACAGTAGATGTTAAAGATAACGTTGTAACTGTAAAAGGAAAATTAGGAGAGTTAACTCAACATTATGATACTGTTGAGATAAAAGTAGAAGATGGAAATGTTTTAGTAACGCGTTCTTCTGATTCTAAAGATCAAAAAGCAAAACATGGTCTATACAGATCATTAATGCACAATATGATTGAAGGTGTATCTAAAGGGTGGACTAAAGAACTAGAATTGGTAGGTGTAGGTTATAGAGCATCTAACCAAGGACAAAAATTAGATTTAGCTTTAGGTTTTTCTCATAATATTGTTTTAAATATTGCTCCAGAAGTAAAAGTTGAAACAGTTTCAGAAAAAGGAAAGAACCCATTAGTAAAGTTAACATCATTCGATAAACAACTTGTTGGTCAAGTAGCTGCAAAAATCCGCGGATTTAGAAAACCTGAGCCTTACAAAGGAAAAGGAATTAAGTTTGTTGGTGAAGAAATAAGAAGAAAAGCAGGTAAATCAGCTTAA
- the rplR gene encoding 50S ribosomal protein L18 produces the protein MALTKNQRRLRIKNRIRKVVSGTEARPRLAVFRSNKEIYAQIVDDVTGKTISAASSRDKDISSAKGTKSEIAALVGKALGEKALKAGVETIAFDRGGYLYHGRVKSLAEGAREAGLKF, from the coding sequence ATGGCATTAACAAAGAATCAAAGAAGACTAAGAATTAAAAACAGAATCCGTAAGGTTGTTTCTGGTACAGAAGCTAGACCAAGATTGGCTGTTTTTAGAAGTAATAAAGAAATTTATGCTCAAATTGTAGATGACGTAACTGGTAAAACAATCAGTGCAGCATCTTCAAGAGATAAAGATATTAGTTCTGCAAAAGGCACTAAATCAGAAATTGCTGCCCTAGTAGGAAAAGCACTTGGTGAGAAAGCTTTAAAAGCAGGTGTAGAAACAATCGCATTCGATAGAGGTGGTTATTTATATCACGGTAGAGTAAAATCATTAGCTGAAGGAGCTAGAGAAGCAGGACTTAAATTCTAG
- the rpsE gene encoding 30S ribosomal protein S5: MFQKYKSAELVKPGGLDLKDRLVGVQRVTKVTKGGRAFGFSAIVVVGDEAGVVGQGLGKSKDVASAIAKAVEDAKKNLVRIPIIKGTLPHEQKGKYGGARVNIIPAAPGTGVIAGGAVRTVLEAVGVHDVLSKSQGSSNPHNVVKATFDALLQLRDANVIARDRGISLEKVFNA; the protein is encoded by the coding sequence ATGTTTCAAAAATATAAAAGTGCAGAGTTAGTAAAACCAGGTGGATTAGATCTTAAGGATCGTTTGGTTGGTGTACAAAGAGTTACTAAAGTAACAAAAGGTGGTAGAGCGTTTGGTTTTTCAGCAATTGTTGTAGTTGGTGACGAAGCAGGTGTTGTAGGACAAGGTTTAGGTAAATCTAAAGATGTAGCTAGTGCAATAGCAAAAGCAGTTGAGGATGCTAAGAAAAACCTAGTTAGAATTCCTATTATAAAAGGAACATTACCACACGAACAAAAAGGTAAATACGGTGGAGCAAGAGTAAATATTATTCCTGCTGCTCCTGGTACCGGAGTTATTGCTGGTGGAGCTGTTAGAACAGTTCTTGAGGCTGTTGGAGTACATGATGTACTATCAAAATCTCAAGGATCTTCAAACCCTCACAACGTTGTAAAAGCAACTTTTGATGCGTTATTACAATTAAGAGACGCCAATGTAATTGCTAGAGATAGAGGTATTTCACTTGAAAAGGTTTTTAACGCTTAA
- the rpmD gene encoding 50S ribosomal protein L30, with protein MAKIKVKKVKSAINRTQRQKRTLEALGLKKIGQVKEHEATPNILGMIAKVSHLVSVEEAK; from the coding sequence ATGGCAAAAATTAAAGTAAAAAAAGTTAAAAGCGCAATCAATCGTACACAAAGACAAAAAAGAACTTTAGAAGCTTTAGGTCTTAAAAAGATTGGTCAAGTAAAAGAGCATGAAGCAACACCAAATATTCTTGGTATGATTGCTAAAGTTTCACATTTAGTTTCTGTTGAAGAAGCAAAATAA
- the rplO gene encoding 50S ribosomal protein L15, whose amino-acid sequence MDLSNLKPAEGSVKNQGKRIGRGQGSGKGGTATRGHKGAKSRSGYSKKLGFEGGQMPIQRRVPKFGFTNINRVEYQGVNLDTLQQLVDDKKIKDTVDFDTLYSNRLAGKNDLVKILGRGELKAKLKVSAHKFTASAKAAIEAAGGEAITL is encoded by the coding sequence ATGGATTTAAGTAATTTAAAACCTGCAGAAGGTTCAGTAAAAAATCAAGGGAAGAGAATAGGTAGAGGACAAGGTTCTGGAAAAGGTGGTACTGCTACACGTGGTCACAAAGGAGCTAAATCTCGTTCTGGTTATTCTAAGAAACTAGGATTTGAAGGTGGTCAAATGCCGATTCAAAGACGTGTTCCTAAATTTGGTTTTACTAATATAAACCGTGTTGAATATCAAGGTGTTAATTTAGATACTTTACAACAATTGGTTGATGATAAGAAAATAAAAGATACCGTAGATTTTGATACGTTATACTCTAATCGTTTAGCTGGAAAGAATGATTTAGTTAAGATTTTGGGTAGAGGTGAATTGAAAGCAAAATTAAAAGTATCTGCACATAAATTTACAGCTTCAGCAAAAGCAGCTATTGAAGCAGCAGGCGGAGAAGCAATAACATTATAA
- the secY gene encoding preprotein translocase subunit SecY, whose protein sequence is MKFIESLKNVWKIEELRNRIIVTLGLLLVYRFGTQVTLPGVDAAQLAALGDKTSTGLLGLLSQFTGGAFSRASVFALGIMPYISASIVVQLMGIAIPYLQKLQKEGASGQKKVTQITRWLTIAICLLQAPGYLASLPSLGVPQSAFLLGTGPLFYFSSVSILVTGCIFAMWLGEKITDKGIGNGISLLIMVGIIATLPQSFIQNAATRLEGNNVMLILFELVIWFVIILVTIMLVMAVRKIAVQYARRTASGGYEKSAMAGSRQYIPLRLNASGVMPIIFAQAIMFVPGMIGGTDLLKDSTVGAWLVTNLGPASMFGFWYNVVFALLIIVFTYFYTAITVPTNKMADDLKRSGGFIPGIRPGSETSEYLDKIMSQITLPGSIFLALIAVFPAFIVKLMDVQQGWALFFGGTSLLIMVGVAIDTMQQVNSYLLNRHYDGLMKTGKNRKASA, encoded by the coding sequence ATGAAGTTTATAGAATCGTTAAAAAATGTTTGGAAAATTGAGGAACTAAGAAACAGAATCATAGTTACACTAGGTCTGTTATTAGTATATCGTTTCGGAACCCAGGTAACATTACCAGGAGTTGATGCTGCACAATTAGCAGCATTAGGAGACAAAACTAGCACAGGTTTGTTAGGATTACTTAGCCAGTTTACTGGAGGAGCTTTTTCTAGAGCATCTGTGTTTGCCTTAGGTATTATGCCTTACATTTCTGCTTCTATTGTAGTACAATTAATGGGTATAGCTATTCCTTATTTGCAAAAACTGCAAAAAGAAGGAGCCAGTGGACAAAAGAAAGTTACTCAGATTACACGTTGGTTAACAATTGCAATTTGTTTATTACAAGCACCTGGTTATTTAGCAAGTTTACCTAGTTTGGGTGTGCCTCAAAGTGCCTTTTTATTAGGAACGGGACCTCTATTCTATTTTTCATCTGTAAGTATCCTGGTTACAGGCTGTATTTTTGCCATGTGGTTAGGAGAAAAGATTACAGATAAAGGTATAGGTAATGGAATTTCTTTATTGATCATGGTAGGTATTATTGCAACATTACCGCAATCGTTTATTCAAAATGCAGCTACCAGATTAGAAGGTAATAACGTTATGCTTATCCTTTTCGAATTGGTTATTTGGTTTGTTATTATTCTAGTTACGATTATGCTTGTTATGGCGGTTAGAAAAATAGCAGTACAATATGCAAGAAGAACAGCTTCTGGTGGTTATGAAAAGAGCGCCATGGCTGGTTCAAGACAATATATTCCATTAAGGCTTAATGCCTCTGGAGTAATGCCTATTATATTTGCTCAAGCTATTATGTTTGTGCCGGGTATGATAGGAGGTACAGATCTATTAAAAGATTCAACTGTTGGAGCTTGGTTAGTTACTAACCTTGGTCCTGCAAGTATGTTTGGTTTTTGGTACAACGTAGTATTCGCTTTATTAATCATAGTATTTACATATTTCTATACAGCGATTACTGTACCAACAAATAAAATGGCTGATGATTTAAAGCGTAGTGGTGGTTTTATTCCTGGCATTCGTCCAGGTTCTGAAACATCAGAATATCTAGATAAGATAATGTCTCAGATAACTTTACCAGGATCTATATTTTTGGCATTAATTGCTGTGTTCCCAGCGTTTATTGTTAAACTTATGGATGTACAACAAGGTTGGGCATTGTTCTTCGGAGGAACCTCATTATTGATCATGGTTGGAGTTGCAATTGACACTATGCAGCAAGTAAATTCATATTTGTTAAATAGACATTATGATGGCTTGATGAAAACTGGTAAAAATAGAAAAGCTAGCGCTTAA
- the infA gene encoding translation initiation factor IF-1, whose translation MAKQAAIEQDGTIIEALSNAMFRVELENGHIVTAHISGKMRMHYIKLLPGDKVKLEMSPYDLTKARITYRY comes from the coding sequence ATGGCAAAACAGGCAGCAATAGAACAAGACGGAACAATTATAGAGGCATTATCTAATGCGATGTTTCGTGTTGAATTAGAAAATGGTCACATTGTGACGGCACATATTTCTGGTAAAATGCGTATGCATTATATTAAGTTGTTACCAGGAGATAAAGTGAAATTAGAAATGAGTCCTTACGATTTAACTAAGGCTCGAATAACTTATAGGTACTAA
- the ykgO gene encoding type B 50S ribosomal protein L36, which translates to MKVRASLKKRSADCKIVRRKGRLYVINKKNPRFKQRQG; encoded by the coding sequence ATGAAAGTAAGAGCATCACTTAAAAAAAGAAGTGCAGATTGTAAAATCGTACGAAGAAAAGGTAGACTTTACGTTATAAACAAAAAGAATCCTAGATTTAAACAAAGACAAGGGTAA
- the rpsM gene encoding 30S ribosomal protein S13 codes for MARIAGVDIPKNKRGVISLTYIYGIGRSRAKEILAAAKVDESIKVQDWNDDQISGIREAVGTFTIEGELRSETQLNIKRLMDIGCYRGIRHRSGLPLRGQRTKNNSRTRKGRRKTVANKKKATK; via the coding sequence ATGGCAAGAATTGCAGGTGTAGACATACCAAAAAACAAAAGAGGAGTAATCTCTTTAACTTATATCTATGGAATAGGTAGAAGTAGAGCAAAAGAAATTTTAGCAGCGGCTAAGGTTGACGAGAGTATTAAAGTTCAAGATTGGAACGACGACCAAATTAGTGGTATTCGTGAAGCTGTTGGAACATTTACAATCGAAGGTGAATTACGTTCTGAAACTCAATTGAACATTAAGCGATTAATGGATATTGGATGTTACAGAGGTATTCGTCATAGATCTGGTCTTCCATTAAGAGGTCAACGTACTAAAAATAACTCCAGAACTAGAAAAGGTAGAAGAAAGACTGTTGCTAACAAGAAAAAAGCAACTAAATAA
- the rpsK gene encoding 30S ribosomal protein S11 produces MAKTSTKKRKVIVDSIGEAHVTASFNNIIISLTNKKGDVISWSSAGKMGFRGSKKNTPYAAQLAAEDAASVAQEAGLKKVKVYVKGPGNGRESAIRSIHNAGIEVTEIIDVTPLPHNGCRPPKRRRV; encoded by the coding sequence ATGGCAAAAACAAGTACAAAAAAACGTAAAGTTATTGTAGATTCTATTGGTGAAGCACATGTTACCGCTTCTTTCAATAACATTATTATTTCACTTACCAATAAAAAAGGAGACGTAATTTCATGGTCTTCTGCTGGTAAGATGGGATTTAGAGGTTCTAAGAAAAACACACCTTACGCTGCTCAATTAGCCGCTGAAGATGCTGCATCTGTAGCACAAGAAGCAGGCCTAAAGAAAGTAAAGGTTTATGTTAAAGGACCTGGAAATGGTAGAGAATCTGCTATTCGTTCTATCCACAATGCCGGTATAGAAGTAACAGAAATTATTGATGTTACACCATTACCACATAATGGATGTCGCCCTCCAAAACGTAGAAGAGTTTAA
- the rpsD gene encoding 30S ribosomal protein S4: MARYTGPKTKIARKFGEAIFGDDKSFEKRNYPPGQHGNNRRRGKKSEYAIQLMEKQKAKYTYGILERQFRGLFKKARAAQGITGEVLLQLCESRLDNVVYRMGISPSRSGARQLVSHRHITVNGELVNIPSYQLKAGDVVAVREKSKSLEAIARSLSNSSHVYEWITWNDDTKQGTYVSVPARIQIPENINEQFIVELYSK; encoded by the coding sequence ATGGCAAGATATACTGGTCCTAAAACAAAAATAGCTCGTAAATTCGGTGAAGCTATATTCGGAGACGATAAGTCTTTTGAAAAAAGAAATTACCCTCCAGGTCAACACGGAAACAACAGAAGACGTGGAAAAAAATCTGAATACGCAATCCAGTTAATGGAAAAACAAAAAGCTAAATATACTTACGGTATTTTAGAGCGTCAATTTAGAGGATTGTTTAAAAAAGCAAGAGCTGCACAAGGTATTACCGGTGAAGTTTTATTACAACTATGTGAGTCTAGATTAGACAACGTAGTATACAGAATGGGAATTTCCCCTTCTAGAAGTGGTGCAAGACAATTAGTATCTCACAGACACATTACTGTAAATGGAGAGTTGGTAAATATACCTTCTTATCAATTAAAAGCAGGAGATGTTGTTGCTGTAAGAGAAAAATCAAAATCACTTGAGGCTATTGCGAGATCTTTATCGAACTCAAGCCACGTATATGAGTGGATTACTTGGAATGATGATACTAAGCAAGGAACTTATGTTTCTGTTCCTGCTAGAATTCAAATTCCAGAAAACATAAACGAACAATTCATCGTCGAATTATATTCTAAATAA
- a CDS encoding DNA-directed RNA polymerase subunit alpha has protein sequence MAVFNFQKPDKVIMIDSTDFEGKFEFRPLEPGYGLTVGNALRRVLLSSLEGFAITSVRIEGVDHEFSAIAGVVEDVTEIILNLKQVRFKRQIDDIDNESISISISGQDRITAGDFQKFISGFQVLNTELVICNLDPKVNFNLEITIEKGRGYVPAEENKKAAAPIGTIFTDSIYTPIKNVKYSIENYRVEQKTDYEKLVFEIITDGSITPQDALTEAAKTLIHHFMLFSDERITLEADEIAQTETYDEESLHMRQLLKTKLIDMDLSVRALNCLKAAEVDTLGDLVSFNKNDLMKFRNFGKKSLTELEELVNVKGLNFGMDLSKYKLDKD, from the coding sequence ATGGCAGTATTTAATTTTCAGAAGCCCGACAAAGTAATCATGATTGATTCAACAGATTTTGAAGGCAAATTCGAATTTCGCCCTTTAGAACCTGGTTATGGATTAACAGTAGGAAACGCTCTAAGAAGAGTTTTACTTTCTTCTTTAGAAGGATTTGCAATCACATCAGTTAGAATTGAAGGTGTAGATCATGAGTTTTCTGCAATTGCTGGGGTAGTTGAAGATGTTACAGAAATCATTTTGAATTTAAAACAAGTACGTTTTAAAAGACAAATTGATGATATTGATAATGAATCAATCTCGATTTCAATTTCTGGTCAAGACAGAATTACAGCTGGGGATTTTCAAAAATTCATTTCAGGATTCCAAGTATTAAATACAGAATTAGTTATCTGTAACTTAGATCCTAAGGTTAATTTTAATTTGGAAATTACTATTGAAAAAGGTAGAGGTTATGTTCCTGCAGAAGAAAATAAGAAAGCTGCTGCACCAATAGGAACGATCTTTACAGATTCAATATACACACCAATAAAGAATGTTAAGTATAGTATTGAGAACTATCGTGTAGAGCAAAAAACCGATTACGAAAAATTAGTTTTTGAGATTATTACAGATGGTTCAATTACACCACAAGATGCCTTAACAGAAGCAGCTAAAACGTTAATTCACCACTTCATGTTATTCTCTGATGAGCGTATCACTTTAGAAGCTGATGAAATTGCACAAACTGAAACATACGATGAGGAATCATTACATATGAGACAGTTGCTTAAAACTAAGTTAATCGATATGGATTTATCTGTACGTGCGCTTAACTGTTTAAAAGCTGCAGAAGTTGATACTTTAGGAGATTTAGTATCATTCAACAAAAACGATTTAATGAAATTCAGAAACTTCGGTAAGAAGTCTTTAACAGAACTAGAAGAACTAGTAAACGTTAAAGGATTAAATTTCGGAATGGATTTAAGCAAATATAAATTAGATAAAGACTAA
- the rplQ gene encoding 50S ribosomal protein L17: MRHGKKFNHLGRKTAHRKSMLANMACSLIEHKRINTTVAKAKALKQFVEPMITKSKEDTTHNRRIVMSRLRQKEAVAELFRDVAAKVADRPGGYTRIIKLGNRLGDNADMAMIELVDYNEIYNAGKQKAKKTTRRSRRGGAKPAAAPAVETKATNEEEE; this comes from the coding sequence ATGAGACACGGAAAAAAATTCAATCATTTAGGTAGAAAAACAGCTCACAGAAAATCAATGTTAGCTAATATGGCTTGTTCTTTAATAGAACACAAGCGTATTAATACAACGGTTGCCAAAGCAAAAGCTTTAAAGCAATTTGTTGAGCCTATGATTACAAAATCTAAGGAAGACACGACTCACAACAGACGTATTGTAATGTCTCGTCTTAGACAAAAAGAAGCAGTTGCAGAATTATTTAGAGATGTAGCAGCTAAAGTTGCAGATCGTCCAGGAGGTTACACAAGAATTATTAAGCTTGGTAATCGTTTAGGAGATAATGCAGATATGGCTATGATAGAGCTTGTAGATTACAACGAAATTTACAACGCTGGCAAGCAGAAAGCTAAGAAAACAACAAGAAGAAGTAGAAGAGGTGGTGCCAAGCCAGCTGCTGCTCCGGCCGTTGAGACTAAAGCAACAAACGAAGAGGAAGAATAA
- the carA gene encoding glutamine-hydrolyzing carbamoyl-phosphate synthase small subunit, producing MKYQKRQKAIILLADGTIFYGKAVGNKQGTSFGEVCFNTGMTGYQEIFTDPSYYGQLMVTTNAHIGNYGTNADEVESDSIKIAGLICKNFSYEYSRVDSEGSLEEFLDKNNLLAISDVDTRALVSYIRDNGAMNALISTEVDNIEGLKKQLAEVPNMEGLELASKVSTKEPYYYGDENATYKVAALDIGIKKNILRNIAKRDAYIKVFPYNSKFEDLEAFKPDGYFLSNGPGDPEPLVEAQALAKEIIKRDLPLFGICLGHQVIARANGISTYKMHNGHRGINHPVKNLITGKGEITSQNHGFAVNREEAEANPDLQVTHLHLNDDTVAGLAMKNKNCFSVQYHPEASPGPHDSEYLFDQFIENIKK from the coding sequence ATGAAATATCAAAAAAGACAAAAAGCCATCATTCTTCTAGCAGATGGTACTATTTTTTACGGTAAAGCTGTTGGAAACAAGCAAGGAACTTCTTTTGGCGAAGTTTGTTTTAATACAGGTATGACTGGTTACCAAGAGATTTTTACAGACCCATCTTACTACGGGCAATTAATGGTAACAACAAATGCTCATATTGGTAATTATGGAACGAATGCCGATGAAGTAGAGTCGGATTCCATTAAAATTGCAGGGTTAATTTGTAAAAATTTCAGTTATGAGTATTCACGAGTAGATTCTGAAGGCTCATTGGAAGAGTTTTTAGATAAAAATAACCTGTTGGCTATTTCAGATGTTGATACGCGTGCCTTAGTAAGCTATATTAGAGATAATGGAGCGATGAATGCCTTAATCTCTACAGAAGTTGATAACATTGAAGGTCTTAAGAAGCAATTAGCAGAAGTACCTAATATGGAAGGTTTAGAGTTAGCATCAAAAGTGTCTACTAAAGAACCTTACTATTATGGAGATGAAAATGCAACGTATAAAGTAGCAGCTTTAGACATAGGAATTAAGAAGAATATCTTAAGAAATATAGCAAAAAGAGACGCTTATATAAAAGTGTTTCCTTATAATTCTAAATTCGAGGATTTAGAAGCATTTAAACCAGATGGATACTTTTTGTCTAATGGCCCTGGAGATCCGGAACCATTGGTAGAAGCACAAGCTTTAGCAAAGGAAATTATAAAAAGAGATTTACCTTTATTTGGTATTTGTTTAGGACATCAGGTTATTGCCAGAGCGAATGGAATTTCCACCTATAAGATGCATAATGGACATAGAGGTATTAATCACCCTGTGAAAAACCTGATAACAGGAAAAGGTGAAATTACATCTCAAAACCATGGGTTTGCAGTAAATAGAGAAGAAGCAGAAGCGAATCCGGATTTACAAGTAACACACTTGCATCTAAACGATGACACCGTTGCTGGTTTAGCCATGAAAAACAAAAATTGTTTTTCAGTGCAATATCATCCCGAAGCAAGTCCTGGACCGCACGATTCAGAATACCTTTTCGATCAATTCATTGAGAATATCAAAAAATAA
- the eno gene encoding phosphopyruvate hydratase: protein MSIIINIHARQILDSRGNPTVEVDVVTENDVLGRAAVPSGASTGEHEAVELRDGGSAYMGKGVSKAVDNVNSIISKELLGVSVFEQNLIDKMMIDLDGTPNKSKLGANAILGVSLAVAKAAAGELGLPLYRYVGGVSGNTLPLPMMNIINGGSHSDAPIAFQEFMVMPVKAKSFTHAMQMGTEIFHNLKKVLHDRNLSTAVGDEGGFAPTLDGTEDAIETIGKAVENAGYKFGDEVKIALDCASAEFYKDGKYDYTIFEGDKGVVRTSQEQAEYLEELCAKYPIISIEDGMDENDWDGWKTLTEKVGDKVQLVGDDLYVTNVERLSRGIENGIANSILIKVNQIGTLTETIAAVNMAHNAGYTSVMSHRSGETEDNTIADLAVALNCGQIKTGSASRSDRMAKYNQLLRIEEELGAVAYFPQEKAFKVK from the coding sequence ATGAGTATTATAATTAATATCCACGCAAGACAAATTCTTGATTCAAGAGGGAACCCTACAGTTGAAGTAGATGTAGTAACAGAAAATGATGTATTAGGAAGAGCTGCTGTACCGTCTGGTGCATCAACTGGAGAGCATGAAGCTGTTGAATTACGTGATGGAGGCAGTGCCTATATGGGGAAAGGTGTTTCTAAAGCTGTAGATAATGTAAACTCTATTATCTCTAAAGAATTATTAGGAGTATCTGTATTCGAACAAAACCTAATCGATAAGATGATGATTGATTTAGATGGGACTCCAAATAAATCAAAATTAGGAGCTAATGCTATTTTGGGAGTTTCTCTTGCCGTAGCAAAAGCAGCTGCTGGAGAATTAGGATTACCATTATATCGTTATGTTGGAGGAGTTTCTGGTAATACATTACCATTACCAATGATGAATATTATTAATGGAGGATCTCATAGTGATGCACCTATCGCATTTCAAGAGTTTATGGTTATGCCGGTAAAAGCTAAAAGCTTTACACATGCTATGCAAATGGGTACAGAAATTTTCCATAATCTTAAAAAAGTATTACACGATAGAAATTTAAGTACAGCAGTTGGTGATGAAGGTGGATTTGCTCCTACTTTAGATGGAACAGAAGATGCTATTGAAACTATTGGTAAAGCGGTAGAAAATGCAGGTTATAAGTTTGGTGATGAAGTGAAGATAGCTTTAGATTGTGCTTCAGCAGAGTTTTATAAAGATGGTAAGTACGATTACACTATTTTTGAAGGAGATAAAGGTGTGGTGAGAACATCTCAAGAGCAAGCAGAGTACTTAGAAGAATTATGTGCTAAGTACCCAATTATTTCTATTGAAGATGGAATGGATGAAAACGACTGGGACGGATGGAAAACCTTAACCGAAAAAGTTGGAGATAAAGTACAGTTGGTAGGTGACGATTTATATGTAACCAATGTAGAGCGTTTATCTCGTGGTATTGAGAATGGTATTGCAAATTCAATACTTATAAAAGTAAATCAGATTGGAACATTAACAGAAACTATTGCAGCCGTAAATATGGCGCATAATGCAGGATATACCTCTGTAATGTCTCACCGTTCTGGAGAAACAGAAGATAATACCATAGCAGATTTAGCTGTAGCGTTAAACTGTGGTCAAATAAAAACAGGTTCAGCATCTCGTAGTGATCGTATGGCTAAATACAATCAATTACTTCGTATAGAAGAAGAGTTAGGAGCCGTTGCTTATTTCCCTCAAGAAAAAGCATTCAAGGTAAAATAG
- a CDS encoding citrate synthase: protein MVKTATIEIDGQKTELPVIKGTENESAIDVSKLRSATRGVITLDPGYKNTGSCESAITFLDGEKGILRYRGYSIEELAEKADFLEVAYLLIFGELPTKEQNDKFHDDIRAESIVDEDIKKIVDAFPKAAHPMGVIASLTSALTSFNPSSVNVNSEEAMYKSVVRILGKFPVLVAWTFRKKEGLPLDYGDNEIGYVENILKMMFRKPNGEYKQNKILVDALDKLLILHADHEQNCSTSTVRIVGSSHAGLFASLSAGISALWGPLHGGANQAVLEMLEAIKADDGDTKKYMAKAKDKSDPFRLMGFGHRVYKNFDPRAKIIKKAADEVLADLGVEDPILDIAKGLEKEALEDQYFVDRRLYPNVDFYSGIIYRAMGIPTDMFTVMFALGRLPGWIAQWREMRLRKEPIGRPRQVYIGETERKFIPVEER from the coding sequence ATGGTTAAAACTGCTACGATAGAAATAGATGGTCAGAAGACCGAATTGCCAGTAATCAAAGGAACGGAAAATGAATCCGCAATTGATGTTTCAAAACTTAGAAGTGCTACGAGAGGTGTAATAACTTTAGACCCAGGATATAAAAATACTGGTTCTTGCGAAAGTGCTATTACATTTTTAGATGGAGAAAAAGGTATTTTAAGATATAGAGGTTATTCTATTGAGGAACTAGCCGAAAAAGCCGATTTTTTAGAAGTAGCTTACCTTTTAATTTTTGGAGAGTTACCTACTAAAGAGCAAAACGATAAATTTCATGACGATATTAGAGCAGAATCGATAGTTGATGAGGATATAAAAAAGATTGTTGATGCTTTTCCTAAAGCAGCCCACCCTATGGGGGTTATAGCTTCTTTAACAAGTGCTTTAACATCGTTTAACCCTTCTTCGGTTAATGTAAATTCTGAAGAAGCTATGTATAAGTCTGTAGTACGAATTTTGGGTAAATTCCCGGTACTAGTAGCATGGACTTTCCGTAAGAAAGAAGGTTTACCTCTTGATTATGGCGATAATGAGATAGGGTATGTAGAGAACATTTTAAAAATGATGTTCAGAAAGCCTAATGGTGAATATAAGCAAAACAAAATTCTGGTTGATGCCTTAGATAAACTTTTAATACTACATGCAGATCATGAGCAAAATTGTTCAACATCAACAGTAAGAATTGTTGGTTCGTCGCATGCAGGATTATTTGCATCGCTTTCTGCTGGTATTTCAGCATTGTGGGGGCCATTACATGGTGGTGCTAACCAAGCTGTTTTAGAGATGTTAGAAGCTATAAAAGCAGATGATGGCGATACTAAAAAATATATGGCCAAAGCGAAAGATAAAAGCGACCCATTCCGTTTAATGGGCTTTGGACACCGAGTATATAAAAATTTCGATCCTCGTGCCAAAATCATTAAAAAGGCAGCGGATGAAGTTTTAGCTGATTTAGGAGTAGAAGACCCTATTTTAGATATAGCAAAAGGACTTGAAAAAGAAGCTCTAGAAGATCAATACTTTGTAGACAGAAGACTTTACCCGAACGTAGATTTTTACTCAGGTATTATTTACAGAGCTATGGGAATACCAACAGATATGTTTACAGTAATGTTTGCTTTAGGACGTTTACCAGGCTGGATAGCACAATGGAGAGAAATGCGTTTACGTAAAGAGCCAATTGGAAGACCGCGACAAGTTTATATTGGTGAAACTGAAAGAAAGTTTATACCAGTTGAGGAAAGATAA